The sequence below is a genomic window from Phoenix dactylifera cultivar Barhee BC4 chromosome 8, palm_55x_up_171113_PBpolish2nd_filt_p, whole genome shotgun sequence.
AACACTTGTGCATACATATCCATCTATGTTCAGCTGATACAAAATACagactgttgcccaaggtgacaacccaagatggggggtgaattgggtttttctaaatttttggtgctttaaaaattttcttgtttaGAGCAGTGGAAGCTTTCTTAAGTTACTTGTGTGAAGTTACCCTAGAGCAAtaatcaaatataaagcaagaataaatacaagaacaagacaatgtatagtggttcggtgcaccccaagcacctacgtccactccccaaacctctccttgggaattcactataatccctcgtgttgctggaaattggacccgagggcgACCGGTCAgtcgagaaggaggagctccggcgatcactggcgggcggcgtcctctgggaaacctgcaaaaagccggtggcaaGTCGAGACCACGGCTCGGAGAGTGTTGAGCCCTGGTCGTccaaggatagcgttgtaggccgagggcagacggaccacgaGAAAATCCATTCTTACGGTGATTTCTCGAGGGGGGAGGCCGACCGTGACTAGGAGGCCGATCTTGCCCTCGACCGGAACTgtccccagtaaatccaaccAGGGGAGCATTCATTCTCCGGAGTTGGCCttctgtcatccccatttttcgATAGGCGTcataatacaaaacattcgccgaactTTCATTATCTACCaaaacacgctttacatcaaatttgtttacaatcatggagacgaccacagcgtcatcatgaggagtctcaactccttccaagtcctcgtccgagaacgagatagcTCCGAAGGTGCGCAGGCGCTTTGGGGGGACCCTTTCCTCGGCAGGTCCTCCGACCGAGGTTCCACCTccaatggtgttgatggtgccggcaatgGGTCCGTTGACATTTGGATCTTCGGGCTGCGCGGCATTATCTgctggcctcctttcctcatgcCGGTTCCGCACAAATCGTTTGAGTACTCCGCGGCGGATGAGCGCCTCGATCTcatcccggagctggaagcaatcctccgtgtcatggccttggtctcggtggaagcggcagtacttcctaGGATTGCGCCAAGCTCCGGGATCCCGCATCGGGGGTGGAGGCCGAAAATAATCCCGGCCTTGAATCTCCATCAGTATCTTTGTCCGGGAAGCATTAAGGGGAGTGTAATTCTCATACCTCCCCGAGAGTACTCGTGGCCGTGCCGGAGATCTCGGTCTGGGCGGGGACCTTGGTCGGGGCTACCCCCGGGGCCGAGGTGGACTCTTCAACCGGGGCTGGTTCTTGTTCCAGCGAGAAGATTGGCTTTTAGGACGactgcgctcctcgcggcgtctcttctgCTTCTTGGAGGTCTGCTCGGTTGCACTCCGCTTGGAAGCAATGGCCTCTTCGGCCTTcgcatacttccgagctcggaCGAGCATCTTCGTGAAGTCGgcggggaagctcttctcgatggagaagaggaacctaTAGGATCGAGCcccagtctttagtgccgacatggctacCGACTGGTCGAGCTCACGGACTTCCCAGGTTGCAGCGGTGAAGCGGTCGAGATAGTCTTTGAGAGATTCTCCCTCCCTTTGTTTGATatcgaggagggagtccgaaGTCCGCCGCTGACGTCGGCCAGCAGCAAAGTTGGTGATGAACTGCCTGCCAAGCTGCTCGAAGGAAGACACTGTACTAGGCTTTAGCCCGAAAAACCAGAGCCGAGCCGTTCTCCGAagcgttgctgggaaggccttgcagagcataGCCTCCAAGGACCCTTGCAACGCCATGAGGGCTCGGTAACTCTCCagatggtcgagggggtcggtcgtGCCATtatagggctccacctggggcattttAAACCTTGatgggaccggctcatcctcgatctagTGGAAGAAGGGGGacttagtcgtaaattcgaagTCACCCTCGCATCTCGCTTTCTTGCTATGGAGCGCCTCAATCTGGCGCTCGAGTCTcttgaccttcttgtcgagctctCCGCTCTGTGGTCCGCCACGGTAGTTTGCTCTGGCGCAAGTCGTCCCGGGACCGACTCGACTTCCGATGGCTGTGGGCCGTTGCCCAGGCCTCTCGCTAAGGGTTCCCTCCGTGGGGATGCTTGGGCTGAACCCTGGCAGCAGCATCGCTCCTCGTTATTGGCCTGTGAGGAGCCATAGAGGTTTTGGCCCTGGGGTGCCGGTCCGTTTGGAGGAGGCACTGGCAGGACCTGGGCCTGCAGAAGCGGTGCCGGTGGGGCTCCCTCACGTTGCAAACCTCGGACGGCCGTGGCCAAGGCTTGGACCTGCTGCACCAGGAtgtcgaactgttccggctgaacTTGCAGGGCTGGACCAGCCGGAGGTGGCggattctggacggagtgtcccgGACTTGGTGGGAGACGCCGGGAGGCATTAGaggctcccttgcttctcaacttcatggccgcgactcggactcttcctctagcgccaactgttgctggaaattggacccgagggcgACCGGTCAgccgagaaggaggagctccggcgatcactggcgggcggcgatccgtcggcgggcggcatcCTCTGGggaacctgcaaaaagccggtggccggggtttccggcgccggccctccgatgcctaagtcagaggggggcaagCGTATATGAGGAGAAATAATGTATGTCCAGGGTTCTTGCCTCTCCGCCCCCTCTCAGGTGGAGgggttctccttttatagaggggcgctgggttacctgtgatgcgaTGGGGTGAGGTTGCCGTACGACTGAGAACGTCGCATGAATTGGTGTACGATCAtgt
It includes:
- the LOC120111721 gene encoding uncharacterized protein LOC120111721; translation: MPQVEPYNGTTDPLDHLESYRALMALQGSLEAMLCKAFPATLRRTARLWFFGLKPSTVSSFEQLGRQFITNFAAGRRQRRTSDSLLDIKQREGESLKDYLDRFTAATWEVRELDQSVAMSALKTGARSYRFLFSIEKSFPADFTKMLVRARKYAKAEEAIASKRSATEQTSKKQKRRREERSRPKSQSSRWNKNQPRLKSPPRPRG